A genome region from Portunus trituberculatus isolate SZX2019 chromosome 40, ASM1759143v1, whole genome shotgun sequence includes the following:
- the LOC123515932 gene encoding probable tRNA N6-adenosine threonylcarbamoyltransferase, mitochondrial isoform X4: protein MMANTCIVQCWKGWWRINSLNNEIRRNYKGLSKHRAIASVPNNVKFITSLTGQWARGQASRLHAHYRGLATRPPQYAKRRATTTSASSLEKDILYILGIETSCDDTGAAVVSDTGEVLGESHFNQHNIHLRYGGIIPVVAKDLHKKKIEEVVTTAMAQAGMSFGDLDAIATTVKPGMPMSLSVGTNYGKSLALSTGKPFIPIHHMEAHALTVRMVEKVEFPFLVLLVSGGHSLLVLAHSIDHWSIIGQTIDDAPGEALDKGARRLKLRNIPECATMSGGQAIEHLAVRGDPHAFEFPTPMWKYRDCTFSFSGLKNAVKRITENLEEQYEIEGGSVLPCVEDICASYQYAITKHLVRQTHKAMLFVDVRDLLPKENRILMCNW from the exons ATGATGGCAAATACATGCATTGTACAGTGTTGGAAAGGCTGGTGGAGAATCAACAGTCTGAATAATGAAATACGCAGAAATTATAAGGGTTTGAGCAAACACAGGGCAATAGCTAGTGTGCCCAACAACGTGAAGTTCATCACAAGTCTCACTGGGCAATGGGCAAGAGGACAAGCCTCTCGCCTCCATGCTCACTACAGGGGCCTTGCCACCCGTCCACCACAA TATGCCAAAAGAAGGGCAACCACCACTTCAGCATCATCACTGGAGAAAGACATCTTg TACATCCTGGGCATAGAGACAAGCTGCGATGATACCGGTGCTGCTGTTGTCTCAGATACAGGGGAGGTCCTTGGTGAGAGTCATTTTAATCAACACAATATACACTTGAG GTATGGAGGCATCATTCCTGTTGTTGCTAAGGACCTGCACAAGAAGAAGATTGAGGAAGTGGTCACTACAGCAATGGCTCAAGCAGGGATGTCATTTGGAGATTTGGATGCCATTGCTACCACTGTCAAACCAG GTATGCCAATGTCTCTGTCAGTGGGAACAAACTATGGAAAGAGTCTTGCTTTGAGCACTGGCAAGCCTTTCATCCCCATTCACCACATGGAGGCTCATGCATTGACTGTTCGCATGGTGGAGAAG GTGGAGTTCCCATTCCTGGTTTTGCTGGTGTCCGGTGGCCACAGCTTGTTGGTGCTTGCACACAGTATAGACCACTGGTCTATTATTGGCCAAACAATTGATGATGCTCCAGGAGAAGCCCTTGATAAG GGAGCCAGACGACTCAAGCTGCGGAACATCCCTGAGTGTGCGACAATGTCAGGTGGACAGGCCATAGAACACTTGGCAGTGAGGGGTGATCCACATGCCTTTGAATTTCCAACCCCAATGTGGAAATACAGAGATTGCACCTTTAGTTTTTCTGGTCTGAAAAATGCTGTTAAAAGAATTACAGAAAATTTGGAGGAACAGTATG AAATTGAAGGTGGATCAGTTCTTCCATGTGTTGAGGACATTTGTGCCTCATATCAGTACGCCATCACCAAACACCTAGTGAGGCAGACGCACAAGGCCATGTTATTTGTGGATGTACGGGATCTGCTTCCTAAAGAGAACCGAATCTTG ATGTGCAATTGGTGA
- the LOC123515932 gene encoding probable tRNA N6-adenosine threonylcarbamoyltransferase, mitochondrial isoform X3, whose product MMANTCIVQCWKGWWRINSLNNEIRRNYKGLSKHRAIASVPNNVKFITSLTGQWARGQASRLHAHYRGLATRPPQYAKRRATTTSASSLEKDILYILGIETSCDDTGAAVVSDTGEVLGESHFNQHNIHLRYGGIIPVVAKDLHKKKIEEVVTTAMAQAGMSFGDLDAIATTVKPGMPMSLSVGTNYGKSLALSTGKPFIPIHHMEAHALTVRMVEKGARRLKLRNIPECATMSGGQAIEHLAVRGDPHAFEFPTPMWKYRDCTFSFSGLKNAVKRITENLEEQYEIEGGSVLPCVEDICASYQYAITKHLVRQTHKAMLFVDVRDLLPKENRILVVSGGVACNQYIRAALQKLCSHTGYQLFCPPPKLCTDNGIMIAWNGMERWKAQTGVLYNKQEIEDVTFEARCAIGEDLTEDVRNLGITVKKWVKF is encoded by the exons ATGATGGCAAATACATGCATTGTACAGTGTTGGAAAGGCTGGTGGAGAATCAACAGTCTGAATAATGAAATACGCAGAAATTATAAGGGTTTGAGCAAACACAGGGCAATAGCTAGTGTGCCCAACAACGTGAAGTTCATCACAAGTCTCACTGGGCAATGGGCAAGAGGACAAGCCTCTCGCCTCCATGCTCACTACAGGGGCCTTGCCACCCGTCCACCACAA TATGCCAAAAGAAGGGCAACCACCACTTCAGCATCATCACTGGAGAAAGACATCTTg TACATCCTGGGCATAGAGACAAGCTGCGATGATACCGGTGCTGCTGTTGTCTCAGATACAGGGGAGGTCCTTGGTGAGAGTCATTTTAATCAACACAATATACACTTGAG GTATGGAGGCATCATTCCTGTTGTTGCTAAGGACCTGCACAAGAAGAAGATTGAGGAAGTGGTCACTACAGCAATGGCTCAAGCAGGGATGTCATTTGGAGATTTGGATGCCATTGCTACCACTGTCAAACCAG GTATGCCAATGTCTCTGTCAGTGGGAACAAACTATGGAAAGAGTCTTGCTTTGAGCACTGGCAAGCCTTTCATCCCCATTCACCACATGGAGGCTCATGCATTGACTGTTCGCATGGTGGAGAAG GGAGCCAGACGACTCAAGCTGCGGAACATCCCTGAGTGTGCGACAATGTCAGGTGGACAGGCCATAGAACACTTGGCAGTGAGGGGTGATCCACATGCCTTTGAATTTCCAACCCCAATGTGGAAATACAGAGATTGCACCTTTAGTTTTTCTGGTCTGAAAAATGCTGTTAAAAGAATTACAGAAAATTTGGAGGAACAGTATG AAATTGAAGGTGGATCAGTTCTTCCATGTGTTGAGGACATTTGTGCCTCATATCAGTACGCCATCACCAAACACCTAGTGAGGCAGACGCACAAGGCCATGTTATTTGTGGATGTACGGGATCTGCTTCCTAAAGAGAACCGAATCTTG GTTGTATCAGGTGGTGTGGCGTGTAATCAGTACATACGTGCAGCACTTCAGAAGCTGTGCTCTCATACTGGATATCAGCTTTTCTGCCCTCCACCTAAACTGTGCACAGACAATGGGATCATGATAGCATGGAATGGCATGGAGCGCTGGAAGGCTCAGACTGGTGTACTGTACAACAAGCAGGAAATAGAGGATGTTACTTTTGAAGCTAG ATGTGCAATTGGTGAGGACCTGACAGAAGATGTGCGCAATCTTGGTATTACTGTGAAAAAATGGGTGAAATTTTGA
- the LOC123515932 gene encoding probable tRNA N6-adenosine threonylcarbamoyltransferase, mitochondrial isoform X1, whose product MMANTCIVQCWKGWWRINSLNNEIRRNYKGLSKHRAIASVPNNVKFITSLTGQWARGQASRLHAHYRGLATRPPQYAKRRATTTSASSLEKDILYILGIETSCDDTGAAVVSDTGEVLGESHFNQHNIHLRYGGIIPVVAKDLHKKKIEEVVTTAMAQAGMSFGDLDAIATTVKPGMPMSLSVGTNYGKSLALSTGKPFIPIHHMEAHALTVRMVEKVEFPFLVLLVSGGHSLLVLAHSIDHWSIIGQTIDDAPGEALDKGARRLKLRNIPECATMSGGQAIEHLAVRGDPHAFEFPTPMWKYRDCTFSFSGLKNAVKRITENLEEQYEIEGGSVLPCVEDICASYQYAITKHLVRQTHKAMLFVDVRDLLPKENRILVVSGGVACNQYIRAALQKLCSHTGYQLFCPPPKLCTDNGIMIAWNGMERWKAQTGVLYNKQEIEDVTFEARCAIGEDLTEDVRNLGITVKKWVKF is encoded by the exons ATGATGGCAAATACATGCATTGTACAGTGTTGGAAAGGCTGGTGGAGAATCAACAGTCTGAATAATGAAATACGCAGAAATTATAAGGGTTTGAGCAAACACAGGGCAATAGCTAGTGTGCCCAACAACGTGAAGTTCATCACAAGTCTCACTGGGCAATGGGCAAGAGGACAAGCCTCTCGCCTCCATGCTCACTACAGGGGCCTTGCCACCCGTCCACCACAA TATGCCAAAAGAAGGGCAACCACCACTTCAGCATCATCACTGGAGAAAGACATCTTg TACATCCTGGGCATAGAGACAAGCTGCGATGATACCGGTGCTGCTGTTGTCTCAGATACAGGGGAGGTCCTTGGTGAGAGTCATTTTAATCAACACAATATACACTTGAG GTATGGAGGCATCATTCCTGTTGTTGCTAAGGACCTGCACAAGAAGAAGATTGAGGAAGTGGTCACTACAGCAATGGCTCAAGCAGGGATGTCATTTGGAGATTTGGATGCCATTGCTACCACTGTCAAACCAG GTATGCCAATGTCTCTGTCAGTGGGAACAAACTATGGAAAGAGTCTTGCTTTGAGCACTGGCAAGCCTTTCATCCCCATTCACCACATGGAGGCTCATGCATTGACTGTTCGCATGGTGGAGAAG GTGGAGTTCCCATTCCTGGTTTTGCTGGTGTCCGGTGGCCACAGCTTGTTGGTGCTTGCACACAGTATAGACCACTGGTCTATTATTGGCCAAACAATTGATGATGCTCCAGGAGAAGCCCTTGATAAG GGAGCCAGACGACTCAAGCTGCGGAACATCCCTGAGTGTGCGACAATGTCAGGTGGACAGGCCATAGAACACTTGGCAGTGAGGGGTGATCCACATGCCTTTGAATTTCCAACCCCAATGTGGAAATACAGAGATTGCACCTTTAGTTTTTCTGGTCTGAAAAATGCTGTTAAAAGAATTACAGAAAATTTGGAGGAACAGTATG AAATTGAAGGTGGATCAGTTCTTCCATGTGTTGAGGACATTTGTGCCTCATATCAGTACGCCATCACCAAACACCTAGTGAGGCAGACGCACAAGGCCATGTTATTTGTGGATGTACGGGATCTGCTTCCTAAAGAGAACCGAATCTTG GTTGTATCAGGTGGTGTGGCGTGTAATCAGTACATACGTGCAGCACTTCAGAAGCTGTGCTCTCATACTGGATATCAGCTTTTCTGCCCTCCACCTAAACTGTGCACAGACAATGGGATCATGATAGCATGGAATGGCATGGAGCGCTGGAAGGCTCAGACTGGTGTACTGTACAACAAGCAGGAAATAGAGGATGTTACTTTTGAAGCTAG ATGTGCAATTGGTGAGGACCTGACAGAAGATGTGCGCAATCTTGGTATTACTGTGAAAAAATGGGTGAAATTTTGA
- the LOC123515932 gene encoding probable tRNA N6-adenosine threonylcarbamoyltransferase, mitochondrial isoform X2, which yields MMANTCIVQCWKGWWRINSLNNEIRRNYKGLSKHRAIASVPNNVKFITSLTGQWARGQASRLHAHYRGLATRPPQYILGIETSCDDTGAAVVSDTGEVLGESHFNQHNIHLRYGGIIPVVAKDLHKKKIEEVVTTAMAQAGMSFGDLDAIATTVKPGMPMSLSVGTNYGKSLALSTGKPFIPIHHMEAHALTVRMVEKVEFPFLVLLVSGGHSLLVLAHSIDHWSIIGQTIDDAPGEALDKGARRLKLRNIPECATMSGGQAIEHLAVRGDPHAFEFPTPMWKYRDCTFSFSGLKNAVKRITENLEEQYEIEGGSVLPCVEDICASYQYAITKHLVRQTHKAMLFVDVRDLLPKENRILVVSGGVACNQYIRAALQKLCSHTGYQLFCPPPKLCTDNGIMIAWNGMERWKAQTGVLYNKQEIEDVTFEARCAIGEDLTEDVRNLGITVKKWVKF from the exons ATGATGGCAAATACATGCATTGTACAGTGTTGGAAAGGCTGGTGGAGAATCAACAGTCTGAATAATGAAATACGCAGAAATTATAAGGGTTTGAGCAAACACAGGGCAATAGCTAGTGTGCCCAACAACGTGAAGTTCATCACAAGTCTCACTGGGCAATGGGCAAGAGGACAAGCCTCTCGCCTCCATGCTCACTACAGGGGCCTTGCCACCCGTCCACCACAA TACATCCTGGGCATAGAGACAAGCTGCGATGATACCGGTGCTGCTGTTGTCTCAGATACAGGGGAGGTCCTTGGTGAGAGTCATTTTAATCAACACAATATACACTTGAG GTATGGAGGCATCATTCCTGTTGTTGCTAAGGACCTGCACAAGAAGAAGATTGAGGAAGTGGTCACTACAGCAATGGCTCAAGCAGGGATGTCATTTGGAGATTTGGATGCCATTGCTACCACTGTCAAACCAG GTATGCCAATGTCTCTGTCAGTGGGAACAAACTATGGAAAGAGTCTTGCTTTGAGCACTGGCAAGCCTTTCATCCCCATTCACCACATGGAGGCTCATGCATTGACTGTTCGCATGGTGGAGAAG GTGGAGTTCCCATTCCTGGTTTTGCTGGTGTCCGGTGGCCACAGCTTGTTGGTGCTTGCACACAGTATAGACCACTGGTCTATTATTGGCCAAACAATTGATGATGCTCCAGGAGAAGCCCTTGATAAG GGAGCCAGACGACTCAAGCTGCGGAACATCCCTGAGTGTGCGACAATGTCAGGTGGACAGGCCATAGAACACTTGGCAGTGAGGGGTGATCCACATGCCTTTGAATTTCCAACCCCAATGTGGAAATACAGAGATTGCACCTTTAGTTTTTCTGGTCTGAAAAATGCTGTTAAAAGAATTACAGAAAATTTGGAGGAACAGTATG AAATTGAAGGTGGATCAGTTCTTCCATGTGTTGAGGACATTTGTGCCTCATATCAGTACGCCATCACCAAACACCTAGTGAGGCAGACGCACAAGGCCATGTTATTTGTGGATGTACGGGATCTGCTTCCTAAAGAGAACCGAATCTTG GTTGTATCAGGTGGTGTGGCGTGTAATCAGTACATACGTGCAGCACTTCAGAAGCTGTGCTCTCATACTGGATATCAGCTTTTCTGCCCTCCACCTAAACTGTGCACAGACAATGGGATCATGATAGCATGGAATGGCATGGAGCGCTGGAAGGCTCAGACTGGTGTACTGTACAACAAGCAGGAAATAGAGGATGTTACTTTTGAAGCTAG ATGTGCAATTGGTGAGGACCTGACAGAAGATGTGCGCAATCTTGGTATTACTGTGAAAAAATGGGTGAAATTTTGA